A genomic window from Euwallacea fornicatus isolate EFF26 chromosome 30, ASM4011564v1, whole genome shotgun sequence includes:
- the mRpL14 gene encoding large ribosomal subunit protein uL14m: MNLNKFGTLLKHKSANLQKVVHCHFNFHFHTSTTFHEIQKMTKLRVVDNSPIGKQAMAEGKPPKCIHVYNKKGIGMIGDKVLVAIKGEKKKGILVGLKQNQKPKVAKFDSNNIVLIDDNGTPLGTRIYVPIPTILRTILKEKTFSKGADYTKLLGIASRFV, translated from the exons atgaatttaaacaaattcggAACGCTCTTAAAACACAAATCggcaaatttacaaaaagttGTGCATTgccatttcaattttcatttccacACATCGACAACCTTCcatgaaatacaaaaaatgacCAAGCTTCGAGTAGTAGACAACAGCCCCATTGGGAAGCAAGCAATGGCAGAGGGCAAACCGCCAAAGTGCATTCACGTTTACAATAAAAAAGGGATAGGAATGATAG GAGATAAAGTCTTGGTCGCCATAAaaggagaaaagaaaaagggtATTCTTGTAGGTCTCAAACAGAACCAGAAGCCAAAAGTTGCTAAGTTTGACAGTAACAATATAGTGCTCATAGATGATAATGGAACTCCCCTTGGAACTAGAATTTATGTTCCTATTCCGACTATATTAAGGACGATATTAAAGGAGAAAACTTTTTCTAAAGGGGCAGATTATACTAAGTTATTGGGTATAGCTTCCAGGTTTGTTTAG